AGGAGAGGCTCACAAAGGACAAGGCTCACCAGATAAAGGCTCTGGCCGTGGTGCACAACGAGACCTCCACAGGTGTTACAAGCCGCATTGAGCAGATAAGGCAGGCCATGGACAGAGCCGGCCATCCTGCCCTTCTTCTGGTGGATACCATTTCTTCCCTGGCATCCATAGATTACAGACATCAAGAGTGGAGAGTGGATGTCACGGTGAGTTGCTCCCAGAAGGGTCTTATGCTTCCTCCTGGCTTGGGCTTCAATGCCATCAGCAACAAGGCATTGGAGGCCAACCAAAAAGCCAGACTTCCTCGCTCCTTCTGGGATTGGAAACCCATGCTGGAGGCCAACAGCTCTGGCTTCTTCCCCTACACCCCGGCCACAAATCTCCTTTACGGGCTCCAAGAAGCCATTGGCATGCTGGAAGAGGAAGGGCTCCCCAGGGTCTTTGCACGTCATGCCCGCCACGCCGAGGCCACCCGAAGGGCCGTGAGGGCCTGGGGCCTTGAAACCCAGTGCGCCCATCCCCAGGAACACAGCAACACCCTCACAGGAGTGAGAATGCCCCATGGAATAGATGCAGACCGTGTAAGAGCAGTCATCCTGGAGAAATTTGATATGTCCCTCGGGACAGGGCTTGGAAAGCTCAAAGGCAAGATGTTTCGCATAGGGCATTTGGGAGATTTCAATGACTTGATGCTGGTGGGAACTCTGGCCGGAGTAGAGATGGGGCTTGCCCTGGCGGGAGTTCCCCATAAGAAGGGAGGGCTTCAGACAGCCATGGATTATCTCACGGACACCCAGGAGGATCTTCAACAAAAAACCAAAACAAAGGAGGAGTGAGATGAAGGCCAGGATCCGGATTGCGTGCTTGGTTACTGGGGTGTGCCTGGGTCTTTTCATTTGGGCCGCCAAGGCATTCCCTGCAGAGGAGATCAAATTCGGCCATGTGGGAGCTCCAGGGTCACTCTTTGCAGTATGTGCAGATGAATTCGCCAAGAGAGCCAACGCCAAGCTGGGCGACAAGGCAAAGGTGGTGGTATTCGGCTCAAGCCAGCTGGGTGGGGACAGCGAGCTTCTGAAAAAACTGAAATTGGGAACCGTGGATTTGGCTCTTCCCTCCACTGTAATGTCCTCTGTGTCAGACATCTTTGGTATTTTTGAAATGCCCTATCTGGTTAAGAACCGCTGCCACATGAAAAAGATTGGAGAAGAGCTCTTCTGGAAGCAAATTGCCCCTGCGGCAGAGGAAAAGGGTTACAAGATAATAGGGCTGTGGGAGAACGGCTTCAGGCACATCACCAACAACAAGAGTCCCATAACCGTGCCGGAGGATCTAAAGGGAGTGAAGCTGCGCATACCAGAAGGGGAGTGGCGGGTTAAGATGTTTAAGGCCTACGGTGCCAATCCCACACCCATGGCGCTCTCAGAGGTATTCGTGGCCCTCCAGACAGGGGTGGTGGACGGGCAGGAAAATCCCTTTCCCCAAATCTTCAGCCAGAAATTCCATGAGGTGCAAAAGTATCTTTCCCTCACAGGCCATGTGTACACGCCGGCTTATGTTACAGCAGGCAAGACTCGCTGGGCCAAGCTTCCCGAAGATGTAAGAAAGGTCTTGGAGAGCACAGCCAGGGAAATGCAGGAGTTCGTTTATAAGACTGCAGAGAAGATGGACAACGAGCTTTTGGACAAGATGAAAAGTTCTGTTAGGGTCAACGAGGTCAACAAGGATGCCTTTGTCAAAGCCAGCCAGCCCGTTTATCAGGAATTCGGCAATGCAGTCAAAGGCGGCAAGGAGCTCATAGACAAAGCCTTGGCTCTGGCCCAGGGATGCTGAATCTGCTGAAACTACAGAGGTTGGGCAGCACATGGGCACTGTTTTGGAGAGCCCGACACCCTGCTGATTTGGAAAAACCTGGTTTGGTTTTTTCTCTGTGCAGGAAAACAAAAAAATCTTCGGCTCGCTCCCAAGAAGGAGGCCAGCAAGATAATGGCAAGTTTCAGGAGTGTTTTTCAGAGGGCTTTGGAGACATGGGTCATACTGCTCATGTTCTCCATGACAACTGTAGTGGTGGGAGCTGTGATCTTTAGAAAGATGGGGCACTCCCTAGGCTGGGCGGACGAGATTTCCAGGGTGCTTTTGGCCTGGGTCACCTATTACGGCTCTGCACTGGCTGCCCTCAAGAGAGCCCATATAGGCTTTCCCGGTCTCCTGGAGAGATTCTCCCCCAAGAGACGTCTGCCTCTGGTGATCCTGGGAGAGCTTTTCGTGATCGGGTTTTTCCTTCTCATGGCATGGGTGGGAATGCAGGTCTATGAGGTTTTGGAAGGGGATACCCTGGTTAGCCTCACATGGGTTCCCCTTCGCCTTACCCAGTCCGTGATACCTGTGGGTGCGGCCCTATTTGTGATAGCCGAGCTCTTGAGCCTCCCGGAGATCTTGCGCTCCCCGAGAGTCAGTGAGCTTGAGGTCAAATCCACGGTCCCTGGCAGAGCTTCTGGGGAGGCAAGGCCATGACAACCACCGTTATATGGATGGCCTTACTTCTTTTCGGGCTGGTGCTCATCAACGTACCCATTGCCATTGCCCTGGCCGTGGTGGCGGTGGGGGCCATGGTGCTCACACAGGGAGTCCAGGTGCTGCCCAACGTGGCTTTGGTCATGTACGACGGAGCCACTTCCTTTTCACTTCTGGCCATCCCGCTTTTCATATTCGCCGGAGCCATCATGAACGCCACGGGCATTTCCAGGAGGCTCATAGCCTTTGCCTCAGCCCTGGTGGGGTTTATCCGGGGGGGACTGGCCATGGTTAGCATAGTCACCTCTATGTTTTTTGCGGAGATGTCGGGCTCTGCTGTGGCAGACGTTGCCGCCTTGGGCACCATCCTGGCTCCTGCCATGAAGAAATCCGGCTATCCCAGGCAGTTCGCGGCCGCAGTGCTTTCTTCTGCAGCCACCATAGCCGTGATCATACCCCCTTCCATCCCCATGATCCTTTATGCAGTGATGTCGGAGAGCTCCGTGGTCAAGCTCTTTCTGGCAGGGGTGGTACCTGGGGTACTGGTGGGAATCTTGATGATGCTCATGTCTTACTGGTTCGCCAGAAGGCACAACTACCCCGTGGCAGAGGCCTTTGAGTGGAAAAAACTCTGGAGAACTTTCAAGGAGGCCTCCTGGTCCTTTCTCTTGCCGGTGGTGATACTGGGGAGTATCTTCGGAGGGCTGGTTACTGCCACCGAGGGAGCTGGCCTGGCTGTTGTCACGGCTTTGCTGGTAGGTGGGCTCATTTATAGGGAACTTCGCTGGAAGGATCTGCGAAAGGCCATGTTGGAGGGTGCAGTCTCCACAGCGGTCGTGATGCTCCTTGTGGCATCCTCGGCTCTTCTGGGCACCTATCTCACAGAGCTACGAGTCCCCCAGAAGCTTGCCGAGACCATAATGGGGCTCACGGGAAACCGCTATGT
The nucleotide sequence above comes from bacterium. Encoded proteins:
- a CDS encoding TRAP transporter large permease, with protein sequence MTTTVIWMALLLFGLVLINVPIAIALAVVAVGAMVLTQGVQVLPNVALVMYDGATSFSLLAIPLFIFAGAIMNATGISRRLIAFASALVGFIRGGLAMVSIVTSMFFAEMSGSAVADVAALGTILAPAMKKSGYPRQFAAAVLSSAATIAVIIPPSIPMILYAVMSESSVVKLFLAGVVPGVLVGILMMLMSYWFARRHNYPVAEAFEWKKLWRTFKEASWSFLLPVVILGSIFGGLVTATEGAGLAVVTALLVGGLIYRELRWKDLRKAMLEGAVSTAVVMLLVASSALLGTYLTELRVPQKLAETIMGLTGNRYVILALLNLCFLVLGCFLHSAAAIILVVPIVMPLIHASGIDPVHFGIVVTLNLGIGQQTPPVASVLITACSVARADIWEVTKVNVYFVGIIFLVLMLCTYVPSIPMWPVYLFYGG
- a CDS encoding aminotransferase class V-fold PLP-dependent enzyme, with amino-acid sequence MNHKSGRHFLQIPGPTNVPDRVLRAMSRPTIDHRGPEFARMTKEILEGLGRIFQTKGPVLIYPCSGTGAWEAALVNTLSPGDKVLMFETGHFATLWYNMALALGLDVEFISTDWRRGADPALVEERLTKDKAHQIKALAVVHNETSTGVTSRIEQIRQAMDRAGHPALLLVDTISSLASIDYRHQEWRVDVTVSCSQKGLMLPPGLGFNAISNKALEANQKARLPRSFWDWKPMLEANSSGFFPYTPATNLLYGLQEAIGMLEEEGLPRVFARHARHAEATRRAVRAWGLETQCAHPQEHSNTLTGVRMPHGIDADRVRAVILEKFDMSLGTGLGKLKGKMFRIGHLGDFNDLMLVGTLAGVEMGLALAGVPHKKGGLQTAMDYLTDTQEDLQQKTKTKEE
- a CDS encoding TRAP transporter small permease, which produces MASFRSVFQRALETWVILLMFSMTTVVVGAVIFRKMGHSLGWADEISRVLLAWVTYYGSALAALKRAHIGFPGLLERFSPKRRLPLVILGELFVIGFFLLMAWVGMQVYEVLEGDTLVSLTWVPLRLTQSVIPVGAALFVIAELLSLPEILRSPRVSELEVKSTVPGRASGEARP
- a CDS encoding TRAP transporter substrate-binding protein: MKARIRIACLVTGVCLGLFIWAAKAFPAEEIKFGHVGAPGSLFAVCADEFAKRANAKLGDKAKVVVFGSSQLGGDSELLKKLKLGTVDLALPSTVMSSVSDIFGIFEMPYLVKNRCHMKKIGEELFWKQIAPAAEEKGYKIIGLWENGFRHITNNKSPITVPEDLKGVKLRIPEGEWRVKMFKAYGANPTPMALSEVFVALQTGVVDGQENPFPQIFSQKFHEVQKYLSLTGHVYTPAYVTAGKTRWAKLPEDVRKVLESTAREMQEFVYKTAEKMDNELLDKMKSSVRVNEVNKDAFVKASQPVYQEFGNAVKGGKELIDKALALAQGC